In Salinigranum marinum, one DNA window encodes the following:
- the aglG gene encoding glucosyl-dolichyl phosphate glucuronosyltransferase, whose amino-acid sequence MKVSVVICTYSPAVFDHFVDAANSLLAQTYDDVELVVVVDGDETLAGQVRDRYGSHDDVVIHCNDRNRGLSESRNVGVDLAAGDVVAFMDDDAVAHPDWIERLVDLYDHHGAVAAGGRMAGRWVAGRPSFLPAEFDWLVGVTHRGFPTDEQEVRNTFGSNISFRREVFEELGGFETNLGRSGEKNLQGEETEFAARVRERYGQGVWYDPDAVVEHKVFDYRTDPRWLVDRAFWQGYSKRTMATILPDNDDDEETDFLRFLLTESLPGRAASLVRSPSVADGLQLLSLLAFTALVGLGYLYAIVQAVRTD is encoded by the coding sequence GTGAAGGTTTCCGTCGTCATCTGCACGTACTCGCCGGCGGTGTTCGACCACTTCGTCGACGCCGCCAACAGCCTCTTGGCGCAGACGTACGACGACGTCGAACTGGTGGTCGTCGTCGACGGCGACGAGACGCTCGCCGGGCAGGTTCGAGATCGGTACGGGAGCCACGACGACGTCGTGATCCACTGCAACGACCGGAACAGGGGGCTCTCGGAGAGCCGCAACGTCGGGGTCGATCTCGCCGCCGGCGACGTCGTCGCGTTCATGGATGACGACGCCGTCGCCCACCCCGACTGGATCGAGCGCCTCGTCGACCTGTACGACCACCACGGCGCCGTCGCGGCCGGCGGGCGGATGGCCGGTCGGTGGGTCGCCGGGCGGCCGTCGTTCCTCCCCGCGGAGTTCGACTGGCTCGTCGGCGTCACCCACCGCGGCTTCCCGACCGACGAGCAGGAGGTGCGCAACACGTTCGGCTCGAACATCTCCTTTCGGCGCGAGGTGTTCGAGGAACTCGGTGGGTTCGAGACGAACCTGGGACGCTCGGGGGAGAAGAACCTCCAGGGCGAGGAGACGGAGTTCGCCGCACGGGTGCGAGAGCGGTACGGACAGGGCGTCTGGTACGACCCCGACGCCGTCGTCGAACACAAGGTGTTCGACTACCGGACCGACCCACGGTGGCTCGTCGACCGCGCGTTCTGGCAGGGGTACTCGAAGCGGACCATGGCGACGATTCTCCCAGACAACGACGACGACGAGGAGACCGACTTCCTCCGGTTTCTCCTCACGGAGTCGCTCCCCGGGCGGGCCGCCTCGCTCGTGCGGTCGCCGTCGGTCGCCGACGGGCTCCAACTGCTCTCGCTCCTCGCGTTCACCGCCCTCGTCGGCCTCGGCTACCTCTACGCGATCGTCCAGGCTGTCCGCACCGACTGA
- a CDS encoding oligosaccharyl transferase, archaeosortase A system-associated, with the protein MSQRSERAEEVSVADGQSVLDTFEDWFHVPVLFVAMAFMVAIRLQRMDTFTQDGTVYFRGNDAWYHLREVNYTVRNWPATMPFDPWTYFPYGTSVGQFGTLYDQIVATVALVVGFGSPSQSLVSTTLLVAPVAFGALAVIPTYYLGARLGGRAGGLFGVVILALLPGTFLQRTIVGFADHNGAEPFFQALAVLALVVALSVAAEEKPIWELVTAREVDELRRPAIYAALAGVAMAGYMWVWPPGILLVGIFGVFLPLKIASTVVAGRTPDPIAFVGAVAGGVTAVLMLIPLQTLSFASAEFSLLQVAAPAAVAASAVGFAWLARQWEHRDVDPALFPLGVFGVAVIGFGVVALVVPSTLDAVQGGLFRIVGFSQAAATRTIGEAQAFLSPGTLQQQSVDATGRILLEYGFTLFTGVAAAVWLLAKPLVDEGETRQLAYVGGALAVVALIFLVPSVFGTIGDFVGLNSQVTSLIVVALLLVGATLLTDYDSDRLLIVVWAAFITAAAFTQVRFNYYLAVVVAVMNAHLLGELLRMIDLQSLPKSVSEISAWQVITVGVVVMLVLAPVLVVPLNVRNTGNPEFDSSTTAWETAQGNAPGSVLEWDGSLRWMANETPAEGTLGGASNEMDYYGTFERTEDFAYPDGAYGVQSWWDYGHWITVRGERIPNANPFQEGAREAANYLLAPTEEQAETVLARQSEEGNDTRFVMVDWQMASPNSKFGAPVVFYDEQNVSREDFVNQMYTQNFRGSITVRDQRYYESQMIRLYHYHGSAVEPRPVVVDWENRQAQTQTGQNIDVRTFPSNRTDSVREFRNMTQARAYVEQDGSAQVGGIGALPSERVPALQHYRLVKVSNESAVSSGSYQRQYLLTQQLTGYPAARTFVTNPSWLKTFERVPGARVEGSGAPPNANVTAEVEMRAPTGNYTFTYRQQAQANADGEFTMVLPYSTTGYDDYGPDNGYTNVSVRATGPYTISTPGELVELNGSAGVEQYRSNLTVSEGQVNGDQQGTVDVTLERETNELSFSDVEAGVEPTTPTTPTAPTTPSTTATGAADAPAEPASDATAERVAPSAPIDPAARVR; encoded by the coding sequence ATGAGTCAGCGTAGCGAGCGTGCCGAGGAGGTGTCCGTCGCCGACGGGCAGTCCGTCCTCGACACCTTCGAAGACTGGTTCCACGTCCCCGTTCTCTTCGTGGCGATGGCGTTCATGGTGGCCATCCGCCTCCAACGGATGGACACGTTCACGCAGGACGGGACGGTTTACTTCCGCGGAAACGACGCATGGTACCACCTGCGTGAGGTGAACTACACGGTCCGGAACTGGCCGGCGACGATGCCGTTCGACCCCTGGACGTACTTCCCGTACGGAACGAGCGTCGGGCAGTTCGGGACGCTGTACGACCAGATCGTCGCCACGGTTGCGCTCGTCGTCGGGTTCGGATCGCCCAGTCAGTCGCTCGTCTCGACGACGCTTCTCGTCGCCCCCGTGGCGTTCGGTGCGCTCGCGGTGATCCCGACGTACTACCTCGGCGCGCGCCTCGGTGGTCGCGCCGGCGGCCTGTTCGGCGTGGTCATCCTGGCGCTCCTGCCCGGGACGTTCCTCCAGCGGACGATCGTCGGCTTCGCCGACCACAACGGGGCGGAGCCGTTCTTCCAGGCGCTCGCCGTGCTGGCGCTCGTCGTCGCGCTCTCGGTCGCCGCGGAGGAGAAGCCGATCTGGGAACTCGTCACCGCCCGGGAGGTCGACGAACTCCGCCGACCGGCGATCTACGCCGCCCTCGCCGGCGTGGCGATGGCGGGCTACATGTGGGTGTGGCCGCCGGGCATCCTCCTCGTCGGGATCTTCGGCGTCTTCCTCCCGCTCAAGATCGCGAGCACGGTCGTCGCCGGCCGGACGCCCGACCCCATCGCGTTCGTCGGCGCGGTCGCGGGCGGCGTCACGGCCGTCCTCATGTTGATCCCGCTGCAGACGCTGTCGTTCGCGTCGGCCGAGTTCTCGCTCCTCCAGGTGGCTGCCCCGGCCGCGGTCGCCGCCAGCGCCGTCGGCTTCGCGTGGCTCGCCCGCCAGTGGGAGCACCGCGACGTCGACCCGGCGCTGTTCCCACTCGGCGTGTTCGGCGTCGCCGTCATCGGATTCGGCGTCGTCGCGCTCGTGGTCCCCTCGACGCTCGACGCCGTCCAGGGTGGCCTCTTCCGCATCGTCGGCTTCTCGCAGGCGGCCGCGACTCGTACCATCGGCGAGGCACAGGCGTTCCTCTCGCCCGGCACCCTCCAGCAGCAGTCCGTCGACGCGACGGGGCGGATCCTCCTGGAGTACGGCTTCACCCTCTTCACTGGCGTCGCGGCCGCGGTCTGGCTGCTCGCCAAGCCGCTCGTCGACGAGGGGGAGACGCGCCAGTTGGCGTACGTCGGCGGGGCGCTCGCCGTCGTTGCGTTGATCTTTCTCGTTCCGAGCGTGTTCGGCACGATCGGCGACTTCGTCGGGCTGAACTCGCAGGTCACCAGCCTCATCGTCGTGGCGCTTCTGCTCGTCGGCGCGACGTTGCTCACGGACTACGACTCCGACCGCCTGCTGATCGTCGTCTGGGCGGCGTTCATCACGGCGGCAGCGTTCACGCAGGTCCGGTTCAACTACTACCTCGCCGTGGTCGTCGCGGTGATGAACGCGCACCTGCTCGGCGAACTCCTACGCATGATCGACCTCCAGTCGCTCCCGAAGTCGGTGTCGGAGATCAGCGCGTGGCAGGTCATCACTGTCGGCGTCGTCGTCATGCTCGTCCTCGCGCCGGTGCTCGTGGTTCCGCTAAACGTCCGCAACACGGGCAACCCAGAGTTCGACAGCAGCACGACCGCGTGGGAGACGGCCCAGGGGAACGCCCCCGGGAGCGTCCTCGAGTGGGACGGGAGCCTCCGGTGGATGGCGAACGAGACGCCCGCGGAGGGGACCCTCGGCGGCGCGTCGAACGAGATGGACTACTACGGCACGTTCGAGCGAACCGAGGACTTCGCGTACCCGGATGGGGCGTACGGCGTCCAGTCGTGGTGGGACTACGGCCACTGGATCACGGTCCGCGGCGAGCGGATCCCGAACGCCAACCCGTTCCAGGAGGGGGCGCGTGAAGCCGCGAACTACCTGCTCGCGCCCACGGAGGAGCAGGCAGAGACGGTGTTGGCCCGACAGAGCGAGGAGGGCAACGACACGCGGTTCGTCATGGTCGACTGGCAGATGGCCTCGCCCAACTCGAAGTTCGGCGCGCCGGTCGTCTTCTACGACGAGCAGAACGTCTCCCGCGAGGACTTCGTCAACCAGATGTATACCCAGAACTTCCGCGGGAGCATCACCGTCCGCGACCAGCGGTACTACGAGAGCCAGATGATCCGGCTGTACCACTACCACGGGAGCGCGGTCGAGCCGCGGCCCGTCGTGGTCGACTGGGAGAACCGCCAGGCGCAGACCCAGACCGGCCAGAACATCGATGTTCGGACGTTCCCGAGTAACCGGACGGACAGCGTCCGCGAGTTCCGGAACATGACCCAGGCGCGCGCGTACGTCGAGCAAGACGGGAGCGCCCAGGTCGGCGGTATCGGTGCGTTGCCCTCCGAGCGAGTGCCAGCACTACAACACTACCGGCTCGTGAAGGTCAGCAACGAGTCGGCGGTCAGTTCGGGGTCGTACCAGCGGCAGTACCTCCTCACCCAGCAGCTGACGGGCTATCCGGCGGCCCGAACGTTCGTCACGAACCCCTCGTGGCTGAAGACGTTCGAGCGGGTTCCGGGTGCGCGCGTCGAGGGGAGCGGTGCACCGCCGAACGCGAACGTGACCGCCGAGGTCGAGATGCGCGCCCCGACCGGCAACTACACCTTCACCTACCGACAGCAGGCGCAGGCGAACGCCGACGGCGAGTTCACGATGGTGCTACCGTACTCGACGACCGGCTACGACGACTACGGACCGGACAACGGGTACACCAACGTGAGCGTCCGCGCGACCGGCCCGTACACTATCAGCACGCCCGGCGAACTCGTCGAACTCAACGGCTCCGCGGGCGTCGAGCAGTACCGGTCGAACCTCACCGTGAGCGAGGGACAGGTCAACGGCGACCAGCAGGGGACGGTCGACGTGACCCTCGAGCGCGAGACGAACGAACTGTCGTTCAGCGACGTCGAGGCCGGTGTCGAGCCGACGACACCGACGACCCCAACGGCACCGACCACGCCGTCGACGACCGCGACCGGCGCGGCGGACGCGCCGGCGGAGCCGGCGTCCGACGCGACCGCCGAGCGCGTTGCGCCGTCCGCTCCGATCGATCCCGCAGCGCGCGTCCGCTGA
- a CDS encoding HEWD family protein — protein MTHGDLRRPTDRACERCGRREIWDTTAESWRIVVEDGERRAGNTYCIHEWDINGRFAPFED, from the coding sequence ATGACTCACGGCGACCTGCGACGGCCGACCGACCGTGCCTGCGAACGGTGCGGCCGTCGGGAGATCTGGGACACGACGGCCGAAAGCTGGCGGATCGTCGTCGAGGACGGCGAGCGACGCGCCGGCAACACCTACTGTATCCACGAGTGGGACATCAACGGGCGGTTCGCCCCCTTCGAGGACTGA
- the aglM gene encoding UDP-glucose 6-dehydrogenase AglM: MQISVIGSGYVGTTLAACLADLGHDVVNVDIDEGIVDTINDGKPPIHEDRLPELVARHVTDTGRLRATTDYEAVLETDVTFVALPTPSDASGRIDLSIMEAGAEQLGETLAAKEGWHTVVVKSTVVPGTTQDLIAPTIEAASGKTLGETVGVGMNPEFLREGTAVADFLDPDKVVLGADDDRTLRDQRALYESLTERSETTVVETGTREAEMMKYANNAFLAAKVSLINDLGNICKELGVDTYEIADAMGLDDRIQRAFLDSGLGWGGSCFPKDVAAITAAARDAGYEPPMLSAAVEVNDLMPQRLLSLLDDHVDVAGKRVALLGLAFKPGTDDVRETRSAALLRGLSERGAEVVAHDPAAVETFRASFPDLDFAAVDTPEEALDGAHACIVATAWPAYAALDAAFDAMATPLVLDGRHCVEPREGIVYEGLTW, encoded by the coding sequence ATGCAGATCAGCGTCATCGGGAGCGGCTACGTGGGGACGACGCTCGCGGCCTGTCTGGCCGATCTCGGCCACGACGTCGTCAACGTCGACATCGACGAGGGTATCGTCGACACGATCAACGACGGGAAGCCACCGATCCACGAGGACCGACTGCCGGAGCTCGTCGCGCGACACGTCACCGACACGGGGCGGCTCCGGGCGACGACCGACTACGAGGCGGTGCTCGAGACGGACGTGACGTTCGTCGCCCTCCCGACGCCCTCCGACGCCAGCGGACGCATCGACCTCTCGATCATGGAGGCCGGAGCCGAACAGCTCGGGGAGACGCTCGCCGCGAAGGAGGGGTGGCACACGGTCGTCGTCAAGAGCACGGTCGTTCCGGGGACGACCCAAGACCTGATTGCGCCCACGATCGAGGCCGCGAGCGGCAAGACGCTCGGCGAGACGGTCGGGGTGGGGATGAACCCCGAGTTCCTCCGCGAGGGGACCGCGGTGGCCGACTTCCTCGACCCCGACAAGGTCGTTCTCGGAGCAGACGACGACCGGACCCTTCGCGACCAGCGCGCGCTCTACGAGTCGCTCACGGAACGGAGCGAGACGACGGTCGTCGAGACGGGAACGAGGGAGGCTGAGATGATGAAGTACGCGAACAACGCCTTCCTCGCGGCGAAGGTTTCGCTCATCAACGATCTCGGGAACATCTGCAAGGAACTCGGGGTCGACACATACGAGATCGCCGACGCGATGGGGCTCGACGACCGCATCCAGCGTGCCTTCCTCGACTCGGGGCTCGGCTGGGGCGGATCGTGTTTCCCGAAGGACGTCGCGGCCATCACCGCCGCCGCGCGGGACGCGGGCTACGAGCCGCCCATGTTGAGCGCCGCCGTCGAGGTGAACGACCTGATGCCCCAGCGGCTGCTGTCGCTCCTCGACGACCACGTCGACGTCGCGGGGAAACGGGTCGCACTGCTCGGACTGGCGTTCAAGCCCGGCACCGACGACGTTCGGGAGACGCGGTCGGCGGCGCTCCTCCGCGGGCTCTCCGAGCGGGGTGCGGAGGTCGTCGCCCACGACCCCGCCGCGGTCGAGACGTTCCGGGCGTCGTTCCCCGACCTCGACTTCGCGGCCGTCGACACGCCGGAAGAAGCGCTCGACGGCGCACACGCCTGCATCGTGGCGACCGCCTGGCCGGCGTACGCGGCGCTCGACGCCGCGTTCGACGCGATGGCCACGCCGCTCGTCCTCGACGGTCGCCACTGCGTCGAACCCCGCGAGGGGATCGTCTACGAGGGGTTGACCTGGTGA
- the cutA gene encoding divalent-cation tolerance protein CutA, with the protein MPTAYVTAPPDAAGEIARTVVEERLAACVNRVRCESTYRWAGEVVEDDEVILLLKTTDERYDDLVARVVDCHPYDVPCVERFDEADVLDEFGSWIEASTRTD; encoded by the coding sequence GTGCCGACGGCGTACGTCACCGCGCCGCCCGACGCGGCGGGCGAGATCGCTCGGACGGTCGTCGAGGAGCGACTCGCCGCCTGCGTCAACCGCGTGCGCTGTGAATCGACGTACCGCTGGGCGGGCGAGGTGGTCGAGGACGACGAGGTGATCCTGCTGTTGAAGACCACCGACGAGCGGTACGACGACCTCGTCGCTCGCGTCGTCGACTGTCACCCGTACGACGTCCCCTGCGTCGAGCGGTTCGACGAGGCGGACGTGCTCGACGAGTTCGGCTCCTGGATCGAGGCGTCGACGCGGACGGACTGA
- a CDS encoding class I SAM-dependent methyltransferase, giving the protein MGFHTFDVDRADALEDPGRYRFCSREELLSLVDPAPTDVVADLGSGTGFYTDELAPFVETLYAVDVQTAMHDIYREQGLPEPVDLVTAEVADLPFADDTLDAAFSTMTYHEFATDESLAELARVVRPGGRVVTVDWSAEGDGVDGPPTDERYALGHAVSAFADAGFVTTHAVDRRETFVCVVRREA; this is encoded by the coding sequence ATGGGCTTTCACACGTTCGACGTCGACCGCGCCGACGCGCTCGAAGACCCCGGGCGGTACCGCTTTTGCTCGCGCGAGGAGTTGCTCTCGCTCGTCGACCCCGCGCCGACGGACGTCGTCGCGGATCTCGGGAGCGGGACGGGCTTTTACACCGACGAGCTCGCGCCGTTCGTGGAGACGCTGTACGCCGTCGACGTCCAGACGGCGATGCACGACATCTACCGCGAGCAGGGGCTCCCCGAACCCGTCGACCTCGTCACCGCCGAGGTCGCGGACCTCCCCTTTGCCGACGACACGCTCGACGCCGCGTTCTCGACGATGACCTACCACGAGTTCGCCACCGACGAGTCGCTGGCCGAACTCGCCCGCGTGGTCCGTCCCGGCGGCCGTGTCGTCACCGTCGACTGGTCCGCCGAAGGTGACGGGGTCGACGGGCCGCCGACCGACGAACGGTACGCCCTCGGTCACGCCGTCTCCGCGTTCGCCGACGCCGGCTTCGTGACGACCCACGCCGTCGACCGCCGCGAGACGTTCGTCTGCGTCGTTCGCCGCGAGGCCTGA
- a CDS encoding rubrerythrin-like domain-containing protein, which produces MVLHNASIDPHKSTHGYYECQACGARTTSDHRLETCPACGGDVRNIAVARE; this is translated from the coding sequence ATGGTACTGCACAACGCCTCGATCGACCCGCACAAGAGTACACACGGCTACTACGAGTGTCAGGCCTGTGGGGCCCGGACGACGAGCGACCACCGCTTGGAGACGTGCCCCGCCTGCGGCGGCGACGTCCGGAACATCGCCGTCGCCCGCGAGTAA
- a CDS encoding glycosyltransferase family 4 protein yields the protein MHAPDDAHTTTDDAPLDGAAEPTAAVDGVTIALFFTFGVTIRAWFEDGMLDREVAVYNRLADHADHVYLFTYGDASDRAYTDHLADNVEIVPKRRVHNDLLYSFLAPLVHYRLLREVDVVKTNQMLGSWTALLAKYLCGPALVVRTGYVLSTFYDELDKPLPIRVVATTLEAVAYCFADAVFTSSPRGHASVEDRYWVRGEHLMLPNYIETDVFRPIDVETRPNSLCFVGRLAPQKNLRALVRALGPTPYRLTVVGDGALRDDLAELADEVGADVTFVGRVPNHDLPALLNEHEAFVLPSKFEGMPKTLLEAMSCGLAVVGTDVQGINEVVTHGTDGLLCETDPASLRAAIDRVITDAALREELGTNARRTIDTEYSLDTIAGREAALYGRLVREES from the coding sequence ATGCACGCACCCGACGACGCTCACACGACGACTGACGACGCGCCACTCGACGGCGCAGCGGAACCGACCGCCGCGGTCGACGGCGTGACGATCGCGCTGTTTTTCACCTTCGGCGTGACGATACGCGCGTGGTTCGAAGACGGCATGCTCGACCGCGAGGTGGCCGTCTACAACCGCCTCGCCGATCACGCCGACCACGTCTACCTCTTCACGTACGGCGACGCGTCCGACCGCGCGTACACGGACCACCTCGCCGACAACGTGGAGATCGTCCCGAAGCGCCGCGTCCACAACGACCTGCTGTACTCGTTTCTCGCCCCCCTCGTCCACTACCGGCTCCTCCGGGAGGTCGACGTGGTGAAGACGAACCAGATGCTCGGTTCGTGGACCGCGCTTCTCGCGAAGTACCTCTGCGGTCCGGCGCTGGTCGTCCGGACGGGCTACGTCCTCTCGACGTTCTACGACGAACTCGACAAGCCGCTCCCGATCCGCGTCGTGGCGACCACGCTCGAGGCGGTGGCGTACTGCTTCGCAGACGCCGTGTTCACCTCCTCTCCCCGCGGGCACGCGTCCGTCGAAGACCGGTACTGGGTTCGCGGCGAACATCTCATGCTCCCGAACTACATCGAGACCGACGTCTTCCGGCCGATAGACGTCGAGACACGCCCGAACAGCCTCTGTTTCGTGGGCCGACTCGCTCCACAGAAGAACCTTCGCGCGCTCGTCCGCGCTCTCGGCCCGACGCCGTACCGCCTGACGGTCGTCGGGGACGGAGCACTCCGCGACGATCTGGCCGAGCTGGCCGACGAGGTCGGTGCCGACGTGACCTTCGTGGGGCGGGTCCCGAACCACGACCTCCCGGCGCTGTTGAACGAACACGAGGCGTTCGTCCTCCCGTCGAAGTTCGAAGGGATGCCGAAAACCCTGCTCGAAGCGATGTCCTGCGGGCTGGCGGTCGTCGGCACCGACGTACAGGGGATCAACGAGGTTGTCACCCACGGGACGGACGGACTGCTCTGTGAGACCGATCCAGCGTCGCTTCGGGCGGCGATCGATAGAGTGATCACCGACGCGGCGCTCCGGGAGGAACTGGGGACGAACGCCCGGCGGACGATCGATACGGAGTACAGCCTCGACACGATCGCCGGGCGTGAGGCGGCGCTGTACGGGCGGCTCGTTCGGGAGGAGAGTTGA
- a CDS encoding GNAT family N-acetyltransferase has translation MPPERARRVVFSVRDADPTDGAAIRAVAGPSWHAAYDDRLGAAAVDRLVDAWYAPGDLRREIADRGPFVVAERASGVIGFAQGRHVAGGDGALSRLYVHPGAWGRGVGTALLGATARRLHPAGTLRAVVMAANAVGRAFYDRHGFTLRERRVTRLEGLSFEVVVLVAPLGPLCALSPGVDRAVAADADGDRTAD, from the coding sequence ATGCCTCCGGAACGCGCGCGAAGAGTCGTGTTCAGCGTCCGCGACGCCGACCCCACCGACGGAGCCGCGATCCGTGCCGTCGCCGGCCCGTCCTGGCACGCCGCGTACGACGACCGGCTCGGAGCCGCGGCCGTCGACCGCCTCGTCGACGCCTGGTACGCCCCGGGCGACCTCAGGCGTGAGATCGCCGACCGCGGTCCGTTCGTCGTCGCCGAGCGTGCGTCGGGCGTGATCGGGTTCGCCCAGGGGCGGCACGTGGCCGGCGGCGACGGCGCGCTGTCGCGACTGTACGTCCACCCCGGCGCGTGGGGCCGTGGCGTGGGGACGGCGCTGTTGGGGGCGACGGCCAGACGCCTCCACCCCGCGGGGACGCTCCGGGCGGTCGTCATGGCGGCCAACGCCGTCGGTCGTGCGTTCTACGACCGCCACGGGTTCACCCTCCGCGAGCGGCGGGTGACGAGGCTGGAGGGGCTCTCATTCGAGGTGGTCGTCCTCGTGGCGCCGCTGGGACCGCTCTGTGCGCTCTCGCCCGGCGTCGACCGTGCGGTCGCCGCCGACGCCGACGGGGACCGCACGGCGGACTGA
- a CDS encoding DUF368 domain-containing protein, whose product MNRRDAALGWLIIYLKGICMGTADAVPGVSGGTIALVTGIYERLIGAITAVSPGRLREFLGVVVPGETRADAWRAAREMDLVFLAVLGTGVVTAVITVTRVVDTAIETVPVLTFGFFFGLIAASAVVLWSDVQFDTRGRVVAAVAGFSFAFVVSGRAAAAFGHRPLVTFFAGMIAVSALVLPGISGSLILILIGQYEFMIGTLREAVDGLLAVALGGSVPGLGPSLVTVVTFVTGALVGLFTTSHVVQWALSRRREATLAFLVSLIVGALRAPIADVSRRLAEANRGWTPELVGTFLAAAVVGGVIVVLVERSTSLGLGDGSDAA is encoded by the coding sequence ATGAACCGCCGCGACGCGGCCCTCGGCTGGCTCATCATCTACCTGAAGGGGATCTGTATGGGGACCGCCGACGCGGTGCCGGGCGTCTCGGGCGGGACGATCGCCCTCGTGACGGGCATCTACGAACGGCTCATCGGCGCGATCACCGCCGTCTCCCCCGGTCGGTTGCGGGAGTTCCTGGGGGTCGTCGTGCCCGGTGAGACGCGGGCCGACGCGTGGCGAGCCGCCCGCGAGATGGACCTCGTGTTCCTGGCGGTGCTGGGAACGGGCGTCGTGACGGCCGTCATCACGGTCACGCGGGTCGTCGACACGGCCATCGAGACGGTACCCGTGCTCACGTTCGGCTTCTTCTTCGGGCTGATCGCCGCCTCGGCGGTGGTGTTGTGGAGCGACGTGCAGTTCGACACGCGGGGCCGTGTGGTCGCCGCGGTCGCGGGCTTCTCCTTCGCGTTCGTCGTCTCCGGACGCGCCGCCGCGGCGTTCGGTCACCGTCCGCTGGTGACCTTTTTCGCCGGTATGATCGCCGTCAGCGCGCTCGTCCTGCCCGGTATCTCCGGGTCGCTCATCCTCATCCTCATCGGCCAGTACGAGTTCATGATCGGGACGCTGCGGGAGGCGGTCGACGGGCTGTTGGCGGTCGCGCTCGGGGGGAGTGTCCCCGGTCTCGGCCCCTCGCTCGTCACCGTCGTGACGTTCGTCACTGGGGCGCTCGTTGGGCTGTTCACCACCTCACACGTCGTCCAGTGGGCGCTCAGCCGCCGCCGCGAGGCGACGCTCGCCTTCCTCGTCAGCCTCATCGTGGGTGCGTTGCGCGCACCGATCGCCGACGTGAGCCGTCGGCTCGCCGAGGCCAACCGCGGCTGGACGCCGGAGCTCGTCGGCACGTTCCTCGCCGCCGCGGTGGTCGGCGGCGTGATCGTCGTCCTCGTCGAGCGGAGCACGTCGTTGGGACTCGGCGACGGGTCGGACGCGGCGTAA
- a CDS encoding HAD-IIB family hydrolase — translation MTPPLALDIDGTLTTPGGAVDPRAFDVLPAWDAPVVLATGKSFPYPIALCHFVGIPETVVAENGGVVCVGDTVRFAGDRARAERVIETFEARGGDTGWGDADLANRWRETELIVSMAADESLLREVAAEYEMEVVDTGYAYHVKTPGVEKGNGLELVAAELGVDPGTFVAVGDSENDASTFAVAGRSFAVANADPVAGEAADVVLDAGYMDGTLAVLESVRT, via the coding sequence ATGACACCACCCCTCGCGCTCGACATCGACGGGACGCTCACCACGCCCGGCGGTGCCGTTGATCCGCGCGCCTTCGACGTGCTTCCGGCGTGGGACGCGCCGGTCGTCCTCGCCACGGGGAAGTCGTTCCCGTATCCGATCGCCCTCTGTCACTTCGTCGGGATTCCCGAGACGGTCGTCGCCGAAAACGGCGGCGTCGTCTGTGTCGGCGACACCGTCCGGTTCGCCGGCGACCGCGCGCGCGCCGAACGCGTGATCGAGACGTTCGAAGCCCGCGGCGGCGACACCGGTTGGGGCGACGCCGACCTCGCAAACCGGTGGCGCGAGACGGAACTCATCGTCTCGATGGCGGCCGACGAGAGCCTCCTCCGGGAGGTCGCCGCCGAGTACGAGATGGAGGTGGTCGACACCGGCTACGCGTACCACGTGAAGACGCCCGGCGTCGAGAAGGGGAACGGCCTCGAACTCGTCGCGGCGGAACTCGGCGTCGACCCCGGGACGTTCGTCGCCGTCGGTGACAGCGAGAACGACGCGTCGACGTTCGCGGTCGCGGGCCGGTCGTTCGCGGTGGCGAACGCCGACCCGGTCGCCGGAGAAGCCGCCGACGTCGTGCTCGACGCGGGCTACATGGACGGCACGCTCGCAGTGCTGGAGTCGGTCCGCACGTAG